The Apium graveolens cultivar Ventura chromosome 3, ASM990537v1, whole genome shotgun sequence sequence tcaaatcaTTTTTAGACATATTCGAATTTTTCACGTATTTTAAATCTTTTGTTAGGACGCTAATGTAGAAAAGATTTCTTTTGGATAAATTTTTCTGTAAATTGTTTTTGACATATTTAGTAACATATTTCTgagtttatttaatataaaattaaattataatttattgaaaaatcaaaataattaatcaaaatatgTGTCCGGTATatcttaaaatatgtataaaatTTAAAGTTCGCAAATAAATCGAAACGGAACAAGTATATTCTAAATTTGATACCTTGAGTAAAATTTCATTCAATtcatattttgaaaaatattttttacgcaataatttgttaatttataaattaaaaataattgtaTTACTAATAATTAAACAAACTTAAACCGTTGGGTTGGGCCATGGAGAAGATCTTGACCCAAATTGAAGTCATTCAAGTCATGACTACCATATGCGTGAAGACAACGGCATTTGAAACTTCAATGTCTTTTGTCTTCTTGTGTCACGACCGTATATGTTATAATtgttctttttaattgtattaAATTGATTAATTTGTTTTTTAACGAACAATAAGATTTTATTGAACATAAAACATAAGAATAcagtcgggacaaacccccaaaCCGACAATTACGACCTGATTGTGAAATAAAAGCCGAGCTAAACAAATAACCGTTTTGTTTTCAAATTGCTTAGCAGATAGAATATAAATATTCTTGATAATAAAAATGATTACAAAAGTTTCTCGAGCAATCCAGTCGACACCACTATCACTGAAAATAGTAGAATCACAATTGACCTGCGCACATAAAAAACTGGTGATAGACCAGTGTTCATATTCATCAGTTACACCAACTGATGTTGGAAGTATAGATGCCCCATATACTGAACAATCATTTATTGTGCGAGGTGAGCTCTCGCGATAAGTACCACAATTCCATATTTGAAGTGGGTTGTCCAGATCTCCCAATACACCGTATAAATCATTCTTAATGCAACATGACAACGAATCAAAAACGCaacaagaaatacacccaaaaATTGGGTACAATCAACAACCCAAAAAGATGGGTACGGTAACAAGATCATACCCCAAAAAATTTAGATCTCAATTTTATTGAAAAACTACTATAATAGAAATTAAAGATTTAAAAATGGAGGAAACGGGATGAGATGATGGATGAGACGGATGTGAATTTGATGGAAGGAGGGGATGGTGAAGGATGGATGATAGTTATGAATGACGACCGACTCTCATTAGGGTTTTCTTTACATGTTGtcaaaaattgattaattttttGATCAATAATTAAAActtatttgtttattatttaaaaactaaaatacataataaaatagaatttttgtaatttttgatgatatattttttaaaaataatttcacaAATATAAAATACTTATATATCAGTCAAAATTCGGTTAATTTGACGGTCATAATATAACAATTAAAAAGGGATGGACTGAGTATTTGCTTAATTGCATTTATTGAAATGACAAAAATGAATGCAAATTTTATGGCCAAATATTAAAGAAATTAAAAAGAACAAAAATGAAGGTTTAAATTAGTtgttcaattattttttttaacttttcCTTCAAATGATAtacaatatatttttttttggCGAGATTTCATATTACAATATGAAAAAATGATCAATAATTTTGCGACATTTGTTTAACTTAAAAAATATTAGAATAATGTTTAAATCTTAACATTTTTTATATGTTGTATACTATTATTAATTACAGATAAAACCCATATCTATCTTTCGCTACCCGTAAATAATATTAAATTGTTACTAAGGATAAATTAGTCGTTAATAAGCTGTAAAGTAAGCTTGTATTGTCGCCTAAAAATAAATCTACTTTATTCCCAATCTATTTGGCATAAGATTCCACTGATTTACTTCTTTCGATGCCACCAggaaattaaaaattaaatttcagGTCATAGTTGTTAGGTCGGCTTTAAtcactactccctccgtcccactgaATTGTTTACTTACTTTTTGGCACGTTTTTCAATACTCGTTTaaattatacttcaaaaatattttgttttttaaaaaaaattccgaaagaaaattcatgtttaaacttttattcaaaaaaaaatttaagaaaaaacaTTATGAAACATACTCTCTCCGTCCCCCTCAATTTTTTACATTGGGGGACGGGGACTCGGCACGCACTTTAATGCTCTTATTAAATTTAGTTgcataattattttttaatttttttttcttctaaataaaaatataatgtacaaacttttataaaaaaaaaaattaaaaataaattacggaTGTATACTTTATAGTTGCCTTAAAATGCATGTCAAACATGTGAAAAAAAACTATAAATAAATGAGAGGGACGGAGATAGTACTTTATTGAAACCTCGAAATATGTGCAAACAGTGTACGTAAACTATTCGGCGGGAGGGAGGGAGTACTATATTAAATATAAGGTTAAGTGCACTCCATTATCATTAAACAGTTAATATAAAATTCTTGTGAGTCAATTTATTTTCACACATTTATATATGCTTGAAAGTGACATTtctaaataatatttttttttaatttttcattttattaaaactattaatttatatgttttaTACTTTATATACTTCTCCCCTGTATTGAAAATAAATTATGAAGGCGGAGATTTCAGTCAGATCTTAAATATTTAGGATACGATAATTGCACACCCTCAATTTAATAGTTACACACCCTTTATTATTTATTTGACCAAACTATCCTGATTTATTTCATATTATCTTTTGATCCTCTATTTAAGCATTTACtcaattaaattaataatatttatttcatttaattagataccaattatattgtagttctttattaaattattttattattacatCACAAAAATGTACATGTTGACATATAAAAATTGATTTgcaaataatttatttaatatttatgtGGTATTAATTATCATAATTTAGCAAAATATCAAAATGTAATAATTTAAGAGAATTTAAGAAAGAGTCGTACTAAGTTTATGAAACAAAGAATTATAAAGCACTAACCTTTTCAACGGGCAGTGCCCTTTTTGTTTTTACGAATTTAATACAGTAAAATAAATTAAGatacaaaattatattttttttaaagataAATGGAACACAGCATTATCAAAGTAtcaaatttttatattaaataatcTCAATCTAACTCGATTCTCCacaaaatttatttatataatttaatttatttgattttacctataattatattaaattaaaatatatatgatACAAACAACTAAAAaaggaaaatttcaaaattattatggTCAAATATATAAGAGGGGTGTGTGCAGCAATTAATTAAGGGTGCGCCCTACCTTCATTGTGAATATTTTTATATAACTATAAATTAAAAAACTGAGAAAAAAATAGAGAATTTATCAAAAATACCATTTTTTGGCAAAATATTTGCAAAAGTACGGACGCCCCTGCAACTTgaatatttatgaaaaaattccaaaaaaaatcaagaaaCTGCACATGAAAacctaaatttcaattattataaaGAAAGAAAACGTTATAGAAAGTGGAGACTAGCTGATAAGTAATCGAATGCGTGATCCAATTGTTCCACTTTAGAACCACAAAAGCAAAAGTTATACTCCGTCGTTCTCGGCCAATTATTATGGTTTCTGAGATAATATCtggcacgcattttaagatgaatataaaGTATGGTTCtaaaacttttttaaaaaaatttctttttctgaataaaaatagaatgtttatacttttattcagaaaaggaaattttttaaaaaatatataaaactatactttatattaATCTTAAAATGCGTACCGAATACTCTTTTAGAAATGATAACAATTGAGAGAGACGGAGTGAGTAGTCGGTTATCTCTCTTATTCTGCACAAATACATTATATTATTCATAGTGGAGTATATGAATAACAAGGGTTAGATGTGAGTATCTTTCAATTTCAGGTATTGATGCACATATATCTTTTATTCTTAAAACTCTACATTTTAAGAGATGGCAAGGATCCATAAAGCAAATTTAAGATTTCGTTGATGTAGAAAGTTACTAGgatttctttcttttttttgtCTAAAGAATATGTACTAATGCAAGTATATTAAGGGTATAATCATGGATTTTTTTTACATTCGAACATTTAAGGCCGTAAATGAGTTGATATGTTTATGAACAGATCGGTGTCCGGTTCGCAAAAAAATTAATTCGAGTTCGGTTCAATTTATAAATGAGTCGGAATAAACATTGTTTTAAGATTCAATTTGTAAATAAGATGAATTTGAACACAAAATAATTCAATTCGAAAGTTCACGAACGAGTTCGATTATAATGTTCGTAAGTAAATTCATTTATGTAGTTGGTGAATTAGTATAAGAATTACTAGTTATATATACACTTGTAAACATGTTGTAAACACACGCTTATCACATATAACTTAGACATATAACTTAGTGAATAGTTGTATATATATTGATCAAAAAATAAATTTACCTATTATTTGATCCATATATTTTtcattaaatttataaaaaaaatatttgatagTAAAATTATAATACATGGTAGATgatagatttataattatttaatttagcCCGTGTTCATGTATTCAAGCAGTGTTTATATATCATTATTTagatataaataatatattttaattaaaaatttaatgcTAAACATTCaaatctatttatttatttattaaataaaagtTATGTAATTATGGGACTAAggttttttaaattttaatgtgatattatttattaatttttttaaaaaatgaaataaCCAAACCCATACAAAAGTTCGGAAATCACGAGAACGAATTCTTAAAACAGAGTTTTTTGTGATCAAAAGTTCATAAATAATCACGAGTTATTCGTTGAACTATGGTTTGTGGCTGCTCGTGAACATTTTCGCGAACAACCTTTTTTTAATGAGTTGATAAACAAACACAAATTTTGACTCGATAAAAATTCGGGTTCAAATTTAAATTTGATATATAACTTTAACGAGGTAAAACATGAACATTTAAGAATTCAGTTCAATCCGATCCATTTACGCTAAGAAGTCAAAATAGTCGTATTTGTATGATGCATCACTATTCATGATATTCGTGCATGTACAAATATAATATTGTTGTCTAGTTGCAGTGAGCAATTCTTTGAAACTAGTGTATGTTTTTAGGTACATGTATTCACAAAATTTGGTCAATCATATCTTGCAATTTTTATTTTTTCTCGAGTGCAAAACAGCTCCAAAACTAAACTTATTTTAAGTACATTAATATAACTAGTCCGTGCAATATATGATTATTTTTatcatatttaattaataattttaatatattattatcaaGATAGAAATGGgtaaaaaatcaaaatactcACCATTTGGGGGTCTGGTGCCCAAAATACCCACATGCGGGAAAACTGCCCAAAATACCGACTGAGTACGCATTTGTATCATGCGTACCCTGTTTTTTTACAAATGATACGCATGTCAGACATGTGTATCAACTGCTACAGTAAATAGTGGATACGCATGGGCATTCTGGGCACTAAGGTGAAAAGTGGTGTATTTTGGACATTCTTTCGATAGGGACCTTACACCTCTCACAAAAGGTTATAACTTCCTgtcaatttgatttgaaatatCGAACGAATTAAGTTAAACTCTTAACGGACCGGACAAATGACAATCAACGAAAATTTTAATGTTTCGTTTTTAATATTATTGTTTGAAAATTAAATACTTCAAATACCTAACCCATTTAtgatgatatattagaaaatgaAAGCACCGGTGTTCTAAATTTCGCATTTATCGATTTTTTTTGATAAATTCACAATTAAATTTATtgaaattcaattaatattagttattatttattttttaatgaCATGTTCtacaaaaaataatattattatataaatattaaaactGTCAATTCAATTAACTTTAAATTCGTCAATTAATTCCTAAACCCATCCTTAATTCCTAATTCTTGCCTCAACTCATCAGTTTCGAATTTTAACTTTTATGATCATAATaagaattaaaatatttttttaataagtAATATTAGAGAGTGTTTGGCATGTGCAAAAATGAGATGCCTCATCAAAAGATAAAGGAGTGACAATATAATAATGCCGTAtctacaaaaaataaaaataaattaatgtCATACCGTAACcggtactccctccgtcccaaaatACAAGTTTTTGACCTTTTACGCGTATTTTATGGTGAACTAAAATAATAGCTCTAcaaattatttttgaaaattttttttccagaataaaagtatatatattaaattttaattcaagaaaataaattttagaaaaaagtAAACGAAATTATGACTTTTAGACACcttaaaatatttgtaaaatatcAAACGAACTTGTATTTTGGGACGAGGGCACTATAATATTTCTGTATTCTATCATCCTGCACAATTCTCCACATCAATCCACTAAAAAAAGGCTTTAATTTCTTAATTTTAGTTTCTTCACCTTCTGCCACAACTCAGGAGTCAAAGGCATTTTAGTTGCAGCTTAAATATAGTCATGAAAAGCCGTGAAAGTACTTAATTTTGAATTGAAAGATTTTTCGAGGCAAGTCAAATTGAACGTTAACACTTATTTTCGGTGTTCTAAAAGGCGTAAATGGGTTCGGTGGACAAATCTTTTAGCGTTTAAACGGTTAATCGGACGTTTAAGCAGAATTTTTAGCGGATTTATAAGcgaataaataatatttatttaaatttttaaatcaaataataatatGTGTAATacttaaataataaaaataaataatgtATGAATAATATAAACATagattttttcttaaaaattatatattattaatttttaattaagatcattgttttattaaaataaaatattaatatttacaATTAAAAATTTGACAAGTCAAAATCGGTTTTACCACTTAATGACCGTTTAATTTACTTAATGGTCGCTTAATCAGTTTACAAGGCCGCTTAATTTTTAAAAACTCTTCATCATCCAATTAGTATAAAATCGAAGCGTTTTATGATCTGATTCCCCTTAAACGGCCGCTTAATGCGCTTCTTATAATACTACTTATTTTAGGAAAATATTTTTTGCTGAGAAATATATTTTTTTCTGCaacaaaataaattgaaaaaacGATAATATCCTCGTATAATGCTAATTTATGTGTTTTTATGAACATTTATATTTTTTCACATCAATTTTGTTATGAAAATTAAAAATCAGCTCCGAAAATAATTTATcttgttttaaaataaaaagctaTTTCGTAGCTTAAACATCAAACAtttccaaaaaatattttcaatCGGGCACTATATATACAATAGAGTCATGTCACAAGTATAAACTCGTAGTTAGGATCAAGTTTTTTGactattttttaatatatcatttcaaaaacaaaatatataaaactaatttttctaatttttggaTTAAAGTAAAATTAGAATAAAAGAAGCACAAGTAAAATCTTGATACGCTATCAAGTGTTAAATGTCAACTTCACTAACCGTGCATAGCCATAGTGATAGGTCCAGAAGATGAGATCgaaatgtattttttttaaattttatgaatATTTTGGAATCGTGACATTTATAATTTTGAAAAGAATTGTTCGTTCAAAacgtttttttttattttttatgaatATTTTGGAATCGCGACTTCACGGCTAATACATACTCCCTCCGTCCTGTTGGATAGTTTACGTTCACTTTTTGCACGCATTTCGAGTCTtttataaagtatagtttcataatattttttaaattatttttttgaataaaaatttaaacataaaacttttattcagaaaaaaaaaattaaaaaattatgaaattatacttTAAACGAGTATTGAAAACTGTGCCTAAAAGTAACGTAAACAATCTATTGGGACTGAGAGTATATGTCTGTGCGATACGATTCAATAACAATAATGTGCATGCGTGAATATAAAATTGATGCGAGTCTCAGTGCTGATAATACAATATTAAAATACGGGTCAAATCCCTCACAATTGACGGATAAAATTATTTATAAGCTAAAAAAAATTCGCTTATAATTTAACACGAATAATCAATGTGAATATAAGGAGGTCATGTTGTTTTTaatgattaattttttaattccGAATTTTTACTTTCCGCGAAAATTTTCCGCGAATAAATGGTTGGACGGGGACCAGTAGCATTAAAAATGGACCTAACTCCTAACAAGCATCACCGGAGAATAAGGTTTGAAGTTGGAGGACAAATGTGTCTATATGCTGTCTTTTCTCTTGACAAGTTGGTTTTCCTTTAAACATGACTGATTGGTCTTCTTTATCATTTATTAAACACCATTTTATCACTAATTGTATACTAATATAGTAATATTTGTTGATTATAGAATGTTATCTGCCTAATTATTGCAGCTTTGTCTCTGCACAATACAACTCCTACTGGTACTTCCACCGATGAACAGGTTACTATTCATCTACCTCTTGTCATTTTTTGTTGCCTTTTGAACTTGCTATTTATCCATGTTGTGTGTTTGTGTTGCaatgtttttcaagaacttgagTTGATCAAATAAAAAGGTCAGTATACTTTTCTTTCGACAAATATGGCTTATAGCCTTACAACTTTACAACTGAGTACCTGTTCTCAAAAATTCTCGGGCTGAGCGAGGATCGAAACCAGGAACTGGGACGATAGAGAATAGACTCATAATGTCTATTATGTGAAATTTGATGTTATAATCATATAGTTACTATATATATGCCAAATCTTTGCTATGTCATTTTAGTTAGTATACCAACTTATTGCATATTGATGATCCTTGAAGTTGGCCACAGTTAGGGTGAGTGAGTAAATTGAATAGCTTTGTTTAATAATGATCTGTTCTTCAGGGATTAGTTTTCAGTTTTCGCTAAATTTAATTGACCAGGTGGCTGCAAAATGATGAAAGATGTTTGATTTGTTAGCAAGATCAAAGTTCTACTTCAATAAAGGCTGTTATATTTGGTGTGTTGATTTAAAGTTAGAGTAAGCATCTATTTTTTCGAAAACAGAATATGATCATCATTGTTCAGGTGTCGAGTAATCAGCTCATCTgaaaccttaaggtgttagagaaaggccccaataggatcatatatttaacacttcccctcactcgaaagcccatttatgggtcgagTTCATATAGTACTACCCCTCTAGTCCTCTACTTTCCTAGGAATGTTGAAGTGACATAAGTTTTTCGAGTTTGATCAGATTATGTTCTTCTATCTGTTTTCCCGGGGAATGTTTGCGGTGATGTATAGTAATTGTTTGATTATGTTTTTATGACTTGAAACAATAGTATGGCATCTCCGTCAACTCAATTTGCCACGACGAGGAGGATGGGAATCTATGATACACTCCACCAGATTAGCATGTGGGAGGACATGCTGGGAGGCGGTGTTGGTCCAGATACGTGTACATCTACGAATTTAAAAGAAGATGCAAGACTGATTAACAAGGTAGAAATTTTGAGTGTCTGTTGGAATACGATTTTTTTCTTTTAATGGTTGGACTACTGATGTTCGGTTTATGTTCTGTAGACTGAGTATACTTCTCAGGAATCACTCGGCCCTTCATCGGATAATCAAGCAGCAAAAATATTATCTGAAAAGGTAACTATGTAGATCCGCGATTAGTCTTCCTATTTGCAGCCAATGGACTATCGGCAGAATGAACAGATGCATAGACTGAATCGCGTGGtattagttttttttttttatatCAGAAGTTGTAATTCGTGTTACATTTTGCAATATCGAATTGCAGTTGCAGAGGCGGCTAGCACAAAATCGTGAAGCTGCACGCAAAAGTCGTTTAAGGAAAAAGGTAAGCCAAAAGGCAAAACTGTAACTTTCTGATAGGAAGGTATCTTTGAATCACCTGACTTGATTATCCTTCTAATTTCTGCATTTGAAGGCTTATGTTCAACAATTAGAAACAAGCCGTCTAAAATTGGCCCAACTGGAGCAGGATCTTGATAGAACTAAACAGCAGGTGCGATTTTTATATACTTCTATACATCAATTTCCTTTCGTTGTGCCTCTATGGATCAGGTTAATCTGTTAGACATGCTTAATCAGCCAGTAATTATTTGCAGGGTGTGTACACTGGGGGCGGAATAATTATGGGCAATGCTGGATTTTCTAGTACGATAAATTCAGGTGCTGCTTGTTAATGTGTTTAGTCATAATAGGGTGAGATCATTTATTTAATCAAAGATTACTAAATGCTTCTGAATGTTTTCCATGTATACGTAGATGCAGGACTAATCACATTTGGTATGGAGTACGAGCTATGGCTAGAAGAACAAGAAAAGATGAACTGCGAACTTAAAAATATGTTGCAAGCCCACATAAGTGATGCACAACTCCGTATGTATGTTGAGAGTGGCTTAAACCATTATGCTGATCTCTTCCGAATGAAAGCAGAAGCTGCGAAGGGTAATGTCTTTTATCTATTGTCTGGCATGTGGAGAACAACAGTGGAGCGAATATTCCTCTGGATTGGAGGATTTCGCCCATCTGAGATTCTAAAAGTAAGTCGATAGGACTGCTTTGCTTAAACTAAACTCAACGCCTATGTTGTCCACTTGATTACATGCATCTTATTTTTTTCGTTTGTAGATTATCAGGCCTCAACTTGAACCATTGACTGAGCAACAGCTTGCGAGTGTTAGTAGTCTGCGCCACTCATGTCAGCAAGCGGAAGATGCTCTTTTGCAAGGAATGGAAAAACTTCAGCAGACTCTGACTCAATGTGTTACTGATAGTACTCCTGGTTTAGCAAACTACAGCTGTCAGATGGTTACAGCCATGGAGAGGTTGGACTCATTAGAGAGTTTCATGATACAGGTAGTGTATTCTTTATCTTGCTTTCAGATTataaaagaattaaaaaaaaCAAGTCAGAACTTGTCTAAAAAATACTATAGCATGCATTCCAGAATCCAGGATGTAAACTCCAGGTTTTCCGACATCTCAGGGCATAATAATACTTTGTTTTAGCAAGTTCCGGTGAATCCAAAATGACAAGTGCATTAAGCCTTATACTCGTATATTCGTGAATATCCTTATGCTACATTTCTACCTGAAACAGAGATAGACAAACAACAGAATGCATAATAAATCTGTGTTTCTTGGTAAATTTATTAAATTTCTGAGGGAACTTATACCAGAAAGATGTTCTAATGCACGGCTCTTTATTTGtcctgaaattgttgatgaaATGGATTTTGTAAACAGGCAGATCATCTTCGCCAGCAAACTCTGCAGCAAATGTTTCACATCTTAACTATACGTCAAGCAGCTCGAGGGCTGGTTGCTTTTGGGGAATACTTTCAGCGTCTTCGTGCTATAAGTTCACTTTGGGATGCTCGATGTCATCAACAAACTTAGTTTCAGACCACCATGTACGTTTGCCTGCCATGTAGTACTCCTAAGCTAAAAAATAGCTTTTCTTGTATGGATTACTATTGTTTCTCTTTGCAGTTTTAGCCTAATCAGCTCTCAAATTTGAAATTGTATATATGCGTGAGCTATGAAAAACAACAACTTTAATATCATTAAATTTCAAGGCATCTATAGCTGCAAAAACAGCGTCAAGTTGGGGTTCAAAAAGGCTCATATAAACATTCCCGTTGGTAGAGTCTTTCACGCCTTCATTGGGACGAAGCAAAGCATAATCTAAAGAAATCGTGTTAGTATTGGCTTCATAATGTTATAGGagtaaaaataataaataaacatattaGTTAAATAGTTAAATAGTTGATCGATTGATGATTGGCTATTAAGGAAAGAAGCGGGATAATCTGTTAGCTTCTTCCTTTATATAAAAACTCTATTGTGTAAATTGGATCATTCAAGAAATTAAGAAATGAAACTTCTGTATCTCTCATCTCCCTTCTCTGTGAATCTCTCTCATTCTCTCCAGTTATCTCTCTGATTATCTTTATAAGCTTGCTTAGAATTAGTTAATAAAGGAGAAATAGTTTTGTACTTTATTAGTGGTATCAGAGTTGTTCGTTCTTGCGGATTATACACACAATAGATACAATCGAATGTGTTTCAATTGGCTATGACCAGAAAATCATTAACCatggaagaacatatcaagaCTGTAGATCAAAAGTTGGAAACATTTAATCAAACGCAGGAATGAACAAGAAAGTTGAAAAAACGATGATCAAACTGATGCGTACGATCGAAGAAATGAAGGCGCAATTACAACAATTACAAGGAGCAAACCCATCTCAAAGAACTGGAACAGAAATCCCAAAAAATCATGATTCAACACTGATTCTTGATTTAGGTAACAACATATCATTCAAATTTACTTCTAAAGTCGATTTTCCTAAATTTGATGGTAGCAATGCTAGGGTTTGGATCAAGAAGTGTATAGATACTTCGAATTGTGTAAAATTACTAGGGAACAGAAGGTAGATTTAGCCTCTTTACACATGTTGGGTAAGGTTGAAACATGGGTTACCAGTTATTTGGCTAATAAGAGAAATGTAGAGTGGGATGACTTCATTATAGATCTGGTAGCAAG is a genomic window containing:
- the LOC141711380 gene encoding transcription factor TGA1-like isoform X2 — its product is MFDLLARSKFYFNKGCYIWCVDLKLDMASPSTQFATTRRMGIYDTLHQISMWEDMLGGGVGPDTCTSTNLKEDARLINKTEYTSQESLGPSSDNQAAKILSEKLQRRLAQNREAARKSRLRKKAYVQQLETSRLKLAQLEQDLDRTKQQGVYTGGGIIMGNAGFSSTINSGLITFGMEYELWLEEQEKMNCELKNMLQAHISDAQLRMYVESGLNHYADLFRMKAEAAKGNVFYLLSGMWRTTVERIFLWIGGFRPSEILKIIRPQLEPLTEQQLASVSSLRHSCQQAEDALLQGMEKLQQTLTQCVTDSTPGLANYSCQMVTAMERLDSLESFMIQADHLRQQTLQQMFHILTIRQAARGLVAFGEYFQRLRAISSLWDARCHQQT
- the LOC141711380 gene encoding transcription factor TGA1-like isoform X4, with protein sequence MNSMASPSTQFATTRRMGIYDTLHQISMWEDMLGGGVGPDTCTSTNLKEDARLINKTEYTSQESLGPSSDNQAAKILSEKLQRRLAQNREAARKSRLRKKAYVQQLETSRLKLAQLEQDLDRTKQQGVYTGGGIIMGNAGFSSTINSDAGLITFGMEYELWLEEQEKMNCELKNMLQAHISDAQLRMYVESGLNHYADLFRMKAEAAKGNVFYLLSGMWRTTVERIFLWIGGFRPSEILKIIRPQLEPLTEQQLASVSSLRHSCQQAEDALLQGMEKLQQTLTQCVTDSTPGLANYSCQMVTAMERLDSLESFMIQADHLRQQTLQQMFHILTIRQAARGLVAFGEYFQRLRAISSLWDARCHQQT
- the LOC141711380 gene encoding transcription factor TGA1-like isoform X1, giving the protein MFDLLARSKFYFNKGCYIWCVDLKLDMASPSTQFATTRRMGIYDTLHQISMWEDMLGGGVGPDTCTSTNLKEDARLINKTEYTSQESLGPSSDNQAAKILSEKLQRRLAQNREAARKSRLRKKAYVQQLETSRLKLAQLEQDLDRTKQQGVYTGGGIIMGNAGFSSTINSDAGLITFGMEYELWLEEQEKMNCELKNMLQAHISDAQLRMYVESGLNHYADLFRMKAEAAKGNVFYLLSGMWRTTVERIFLWIGGFRPSEILKIIRPQLEPLTEQQLASVSSLRHSCQQAEDALLQGMEKLQQTLTQCVTDSTPGLANYSCQMVTAMERLDSLESFMIQADHLRQQTLQQMFHILTIRQAARGLVAFGEYFQRLRAISSLWDARCHQQT
- the LOC141711380 gene encoding transcription factor TGA1-like isoform X5, producing the protein MASPSTQFATTRRMGIYDTLHQISMWEDMLGGGVGPDTCTSTNLKEDARLINKTEYTSQESLGPSSDNQAAKILSEKLQRRLAQNREAARKSRLRKKAYVQQLETSRLKLAQLEQDLDRTKQQGVYTGGGIIMGNAGFSSTINSDAGLITFGMEYELWLEEQEKMNCELKNMLQAHISDAQLRMYVESGLNHYADLFRMKAEAAKGNVFYLLSGMWRTTVERIFLWIGGFRPSEILKIIRPQLEPLTEQQLASVSSLRHSCQQAEDALLQGMEKLQQTLTQCVTDSTPGLANYSCQMVTAMERLDSLESFMIQADHLRQQTLQQMFHILTIRQAARGLVAFGEYFQRLRAISSLWDARCHQQT
- the LOC141711380 gene encoding transcription factor TGA1-like isoform X3, coding for MFDLLARSKFYFNKGCYIWCVDLKLDMASPSTQFATTRRMGIYDTLHQISMWEDMLGGGVGPDTCTSTNLKEDARLINKTEYTSQESLGPSSDNQAAKILSEKLQRRLAQNREAARKSRLRKKAYVQQLETSRLKLAQLEQDLDRTKQQGVYTGGGIIMGNAGFSNAGLITFGMEYELWLEEQEKMNCELKNMLQAHISDAQLRMYVESGLNHYADLFRMKAEAAKGNVFYLLSGMWRTTVERIFLWIGGFRPSEILKIIRPQLEPLTEQQLASVSSLRHSCQQAEDALLQGMEKLQQTLTQCVTDSTPGLANYSCQMVTAMERLDSLESFMIQADHLRQQTLQQMFHILTIRQAARGLVAFGEYFQRLRAISSLWDARCHQQT